From Pseudomonas alcaligenes, a single genomic window includes:
- the istA gene encoding IS21 family transposase has product MQVQTYRKALHLHCCSTMSQRQIARLASISINTVKRIVSVAQANEWDWAAVQDMDDRQLKTCLRGVRQQENGKVMPDWVAIHKLMQAKHQTLIQLWEEYRDQLKSAAYSYSQFTCYYREFLSKIDITMRQIHYAGDCIFVDFAGQTIPWFDAVRGKQREAQLFVAVLGCSNYLFAWACASQKSPDWIEAHNRMFQFFGGVPMTVIPDNLKSAVITPGSEPVINKTYQELSEHYGFVVVPARVRRPQDKSKAELGVKLATLWVTMPLRRRQFFSLEEINAALAELLEKLNRRSFKRLPGNRFERFQELDKPALKTLPPTPYEYGEWMAAQKVGPDYHVYVLNHAYSVPWRLVGERVEARISSSTIALFHLNKRVAIHPRDDTPGEASTNPNHRPEAHQAYASRTAHHYLEWACGLGTATAEVVQAQFQGKADFSVAGSKACQQLQHLAKNYGNARVEAACARALAIQSPTIKSLRSILQHRLDELHRPVHPAAVLIPPHANVRGSDYYAEENRHE; this is encoded by the coding sequence ATGCAAGTTCAAACCTACCGTAAGGCGTTGCATCTCCACTGCTGCTCGACCATGAGTCAGCGACAAATTGCCAGGCTGGCGAGCATTTCCATCAATACCGTCAAAAGGATCGTGTCTGTCGCGCAAGCCAACGAATGGGACTGGGCAGCCGTCCAGGACATGGACGATCGCCAACTGAAAACCTGCCTTCGCGGAGTTCGGCAGCAGGAAAATGGCAAGGTCATGCCGGACTGGGTGGCCATCCATAAACTGATGCAGGCCAAACACCAGACCTTGATCCAGCTCTGGGAGGAATACCGCGATCAACTCAAGTCAGCGGCCTACTCCTACTCACAGTTCACCTGCTACTACCGCGAGTTCCTGAGCAAGATCGACATCACCATGCGGCAGATCCATTACGCAGGCGACTGCATCTTTGTGGATTTCGCTGGCCAGACTATTCCGTGGTTTGACGCCGTGCGCGGCAAGCAACGCGAGGCCCAGCTCTTCGTCGCCGTACTGGGCTGTTCCAACTACCTTTTTGCCTGGGCCTGTGCCAGCCAAAAGTCACCGGACTGGATTGAGGCGCACAACCGGATGTTCCAGTTCTTCGGTGGTGTACCGATGACGGTGATCCCGGACAATCTCAAGTCCGCGGTGATCACTCCAGGCAGCGAGCCCGTAATCAACAAGACCTACCAGGAATTGTCAGAGCACTACGGTTTCGTGGTGGTACCAGCTCGGGTACGAAGACCTCAGGACAAATCCAAAGCAGAGCTCGGCGTGAAGCTAGCCACGCTGTGGGTGACCATGCCTCTTCGTCGACGGCAGTTTTTCAGCCTGGAAGAGATCAACGCTGCTTTGGCTGAGCTGCTGGAGAAATTGAATCGGCGTTCCTTCAAACGCCTGCCCGGCAATCGCTTCGAGCGATTCCAGGAGCTGGATAAGCCTGCTCTGAAAACACTGCCACCAACCCCCTATGAGTACGGCGAGTGGATGGCCGCTCAGAAGGTTGGCCCGGACTACCACGTCTATGTGCTGAACCACGCCTACTCGGTCCCCTGGCGCTTGGTAGGAGAACGGGTAGAGGCCCGCATTAGCTCTTCGACTATTGCCCTGTTCCACCTGAATAAGCGAGTAGCTATTCACCCTCGCGACGACACACCGGGGGAAGCGTCAACTAACCCCAATCACCGCCCAGAAGCTCACCAAGCCTATGCCTCACGGACCGCGCACCACTACCTCGAATGGGCTTGTGGTCTTGGTACGGCTACCGCGGAGGTCGTGCAGGCGCAGTTTCAGGGTAAGGCTGACTTTTCCGTCGCCGGCAGCAAGGCCTGCCAGCAGTTACAGCACCTGGCCAAGAACTACGGCAATGCCAGGGTCGAGGCGGCTTGCGCGAGGGCCTTGGCCATCCAATCGCCAACGATCAAGAGCCTGCGATCCATCCTGCAGCACCGGCTGGATGAGTTGCACCGGCCCGTGCATCCCGCTGCCGTCCTGATCCCGCCCCACGCCAATGTACGCGGCTCCGACTACTACGCCGAGGAGAACCGCCATGAATGA
- a CDS encoding type II toxin-antitoxin system MqsR family toxin yields the protein MEKRTPHCKLTTVKALVEAGKVRSTMSALTGGAALGFDFEGIVGVVMALAPADFYKSMTTHADHTVWQDVYRTDTEAGEVYLKLTVIDDVLIVSFKEL from the coding sequence ATGGAAAAAAGAACTCCGCACTGCAAGCTGACGACCGTCAAAGCCTTGGTCGAAGCTGGGAAAGTGCGCTCCACCATGTCCGCCCTGACTGGAGGGGCGGCGTTGGGGTTCGACTTTGAGGGCATCGTCGGCGTTGTCATGGCGCTGGCCCCGGCAGATTTCTACAAGAGCATGACCACGCACGCCGATCACACGGTCTGGCAAGACGTGTATCGGACGGACACGGAAGCCGGAGAGGTCTACCTGAAACTCACGGTCATTGATGATGTGCTCATCGTGTCCTTCAAGGAGCTATGA
- the istB gene encoding IS21-like element helper ATPase IstB codes for MNEQQTIEQLQALKLFGMASALTAQLESPSTQSLPFSDRVALLVEAEFHDRDNRRQRRLMAQAKLKMRNACLEDIDYRPRRGLDKAQLLSLGQCQWIERHQHLLITGPTGVGKTWLACAFGMQAIRRGWSVAYHRVSRLLEETEIARADGSLVSFRNRLAKCHLLILDDWGMSPLSDIGRQDLLEFVDDRTGAGAILIASQLPATKWYEYINEPTLADAILDRIVHRAHKIEMRGDSMRKKHGLEDGED; via the coding sequence ATGAATGAGCAGCAGACAATCGAGCAGCTTCAAGCGCTGAAGTTATTTGGTATGGCCAGCGCCCTAACTGCACAGCTGGAAAGTCCCAGCACACAGAGCCTGCCATTCAGTGATCGCGTTGCTCTGCTGGTCGAGGCGGAGTTCCATGATCGTGACAATCGTCGGCAGCGACGCCTTATGGCGCAGGCGAAGTTAAAGATGCGCAACGCCTGCCTGGAGGATATCGACTACAGGCCACGGCGCGGTCTGGATAAGGCACAGCTGCTGTCGCTCGGGCAGTGCCAATGGATCGAGCGCCATCAGCATTTGCTCATTACCGGGCCTACCGGCGTCGGTAAAACCTGGTTGGCTTGCGCCTTCGGCATGCAGGCCATCCGACGCGGCTGGTCCGTCGCCTATCACCGGGTCAGCCGCCTGCTGGAAGAAACCGAAATTGCCAGGGCTGACGGTTCTCTTGTCAGCTTTCGCAATAGGCTCGCGAAATGCCATCTACTTATCCTCGACGATTGGGGCATGTCGCCGCTCTCTGATATCGGCCGGCAGGATCTGTTGGAGTTCGTCGATGACCGAACTGGGGCCGGGGCGATCCTGATTGCCTCCCAGCTGCCAGCAACCAAGTGGTACGAGTACATCAACGAGCCGACGCTGGCAGATGCCATCTTGGATCGCATCGTGCACCGGGCACACAAGATCGAGATGCGCGGCGACTCCATGCGTAAAAAACATGGCCTCGAAGATGGGGAGGACTAG
- a CDS encoding NAD(P)/FAD-dependent oxidoreductase, producing MKRTGTRLRSRLLRDDYDAIIIGSGIGGLTTAALLSKLGKRVCVLEQHYTAGGYTHSYEREGYEWDVGVHYIGEVHKPWSAIRRIFDVISDGKIAWAPMDAHYDRIVIGDKTYDYVAGREEFKAEIKPHFPGEEAAIDRYVELLSEVSARVPRFFAGQALPRSLGMLYAKLRRLWLPTYFFKTTREVLEGLTQNQELIGVLTAQWGDYGLPPSEAAFVMHAMVAKHYITGGNYPVGGAIKISENIIPLIEAAGGQVFTYAGVDKILVENGRAVGVRMQKDGLEIRAPQIVSCAGLVPTYTRLLDPAVANEHGLLAPLQKVKLSAATLCLYAGFKGSAAELGLPKTNYWVYPGHDHDHNVSSFMAGQNPAMPLIYISFPSAKDPAWDAHYPHKATVEIVAPTQPQWFAQWKGTTWGKRGAEYEAFKAQLTEQLLETLYQHQPQLRGALDFCELGTPLSTEWYQWNEEGEIYGIDHTVQRFDQHWIHSQTPIKGLYLTGADTVTAGVGGALMAGVLTATRMLGWRGYQIGKLLKSWKPEEKAEAAEQPQAL from the coding sequence ATGAAACGCACTGGTACCCGCTTGCGCTCGCGCCTGCTTCGCGACGACTACGACGCCATCATCATCGGCTCCGGCATCGGCGGCCTGACCACCGCCGCCCTGCTGAGCAAGCTGGGCAAGCGCGTGTGCGTGCTGGAGCAGCACTACACCGCCGGCGGCTACACCCACAGCTACGAACGCGAAGGCTACGAGTGGGACGTGGGCGTGCACTACATCGGCGAGGTGCACAAACCCTGGTCGGCGATCCGCCGCATCTTCGATGTGATCAGCGACGGCAAGATTGCATGGGCGCCGATGGACGCCCACTACGACCGCATCGTCATTGGCGACAAGACCTACGACTATGTGGCCGGGCGCGAGGAGTTCAAGGCCGAGATCAAGCCGCACTTCCCCGGCGAGGAGGCGGCGATCGACCGCTACGTCGAGCTGCTCAGCGAAGTCAGCGCGCGGGTGCCACGCTTCTTCGCCGGCCAGGCCCTGCCGCGCTCGCTCGGCATGCTCTACGCCAAGCTGCGCCGCCTGTGGCTGCCGACCTATTTCTTCAAGACCACCCGCGAAGTGCTGGAAGGCCTGACCCAGAATCAGGAGCTGATCGGCGTGCTCACCGCCCAGTGGGGCGACTACGGTCTGCCGCCGTCCGAAGCGGCCTTCGTCATGCACGCCATGGTCGCCAAGCACTACATCACTGGCGGCAACTACCCGGTGGGCGGTGCCATCAAGATTTCCGAAAACATCATCCCGCTGATCGAGGCGGCTGGCGGCCAGGTGTTCACCTATGCCGGGGTCGACAAGATTCTGGTGGAGAATGGCCGCGCGGTCGGCGTGCGCATGCAGAAGGATGGCCTGGAAATCCGCGCACCGCAGATCGTCAGCTGCGCCGGCCTGGTACCGACCTATACCCGCCTGCTCGATCCGGCGGTGGCCAACGAGCATGGCCTGCTGGCGCCGCTGCAGAAGGTCAAGCTGTCGGCCGCCACCCTGTGCCTGTACGCCGGCTTCAAGGGCAGCGCCGCCGAGCTGGGCTTGCCCAAGACCAACTACTGGGTCTACCCGGGCCATGATCACGACCACAATGTCAGCAGCTTCATGGCCGGGCAGAACCCGGCCATGCCGCTGATCTACATCAGCTTCCCCTCGGCCAAGGATCCGGCCTGGGATGCCCATTACCCGCACAAGGCCACGGTGGAAATCGTCGCGCCGACCCAGCCGCAGTGGTTCGCCCAGTGGAAGGGCACCACCTGGGGCAAGCGCGGCGCCGAGTACGAGGCGTTCAAGGCCCAGCTCACCGAACAGCTGCTGGAAACCCTCTACCAGCACCAACCGCAACTGCGCGGCGCCCTGGACTTCTGCGAGCTGGGCACGCCGCTGTCCACCGAGTGGTACCAGTGGAACGAGGAAGGCGAGATCTACGGCATCGACCACACGGTGCAACGCTTCGACCAGCACTGGATCCACAGCCAGACACCGATCAAGGGCCTCTACCTGACCGGCGCCGACACCGTCACCGCCGGAGTCGGCGGCGCATTGATGGCCGGCGTGCTGACCGCCACGCGGATGCTTGGCTGGCGCGGTTACCAGATTGGCAAGCTGCTGAAGAGCTGGAAGCCTGAGGAGAAGGCCGAGGCCGCGGAGCAGCCTCAGGCGTTATGA
- a CDS encoding PadR family transcriptional regulator translates to MSLKHAILILLESQPGSGYDLLKRFKDGLGYFWNAKHQQVYQELKKLNAAGWLEYEEQAQDTRPDKKIHRLTPAGHAELQRWLAEPVQPNRINDALLVKLYAGAHTSPDNLREEMARHVAVHRKTLDSLLSIERDYHALPAEQRTALRLPYLTLRRGILGEQSWLAWAAEVEQELARG, encoded by the coding sequence ATGTCGCTCAAACACGCCATCCTAATCCTTCTGGAAAGCCAGCCCGGCAGCGGCTACGACCTGCTCAAGCGGTTCAAGGATGGTCTCGGCTATTTCTGGAACGCCAAGCACCAGCAGGTCTACCAGGAGCTGAAGAAGCTCAACGCCGCCGGCTGGCTGGAGTATGAGGAACAGGCCCAGGACACCCGCCCGGACAAGAAGATCCACCGCCTCACCCCGGCCGGCCATGCCGAGCTGCAGCGCTGGCTGGCCGAGCCGGTGCAGCCGAACCGGATCAACGATGCCCTGCTGGTGAAACTCTACGCCGGCGCGCACACCTCGCCGGACAACCTGCGCGAGGAGATGGCTCGCCACGTGGCCGTACACCGCAAGACCCTGGACAGCCTGCTCAGTATCGAGCGCGACTACCACGCCCTGCCCGCCGAGCAACGCACGGCCCTGCGCCTGCCCTACCTGACCCTGCGCCGCGGCATTCTTGGCGAGCAGTCGTGGCTGGCCTGGGCCGCCGAGGTCGAACAGGAACTGGCGCGCGGCTGA
- a CDS encoding M48 family metallopeptidase — translation MNQLTDIKKLDALIKNKNYDEALILCNILLEEKNSAEHRDLLRKRSHIHSLLGDYQQAIGDRLELIDEAQEEADIFFASLYLIRAGKFKDAYRTVNMGIAELPETHTPYTDELVFLRAYTLVKLELYQEAIEACSHIKDGMKMWISNFNTPTSKDELIKAAESKSSAI, via the coding sequence TTGAATCAATTAACCGATATCAAAAAGCTAGACGCCCTCATCAAAAATAAAAATTACGATGAGGCCCTCATTCTTTGCAACATCCTGCTAGAAGAGAAGAACTCCGCTGAGCATCGAGATCTTTTACGCAAGAGATCCCATATACACAGTTTACTAGGTGACTATCAGCAAGCCATTGGTGATCGCCTTGAGCTTATCGACGAGGCCCAAGAGGAGGCGGACATCTTCTTTGCCTCTTTATATTTAATTAGAGCTGGAAAATTCAAGGATGCATATCGAACAGTGAACATGGGCATTGCAGAGCTGCCTGAAACGCATACGCCATACACTGACGAGCTTGTATTTCTCAGGGCATATACCCTCGTGAAGCTGGAGCTATATCAAGAGGCAATTGAGGCGTGCAGCCACATAAAGGACGGCATGAAGATGTGGATATCAAACTTCAACACGCCCACTTCAAAAGATGAACTTATAAAGGCCGCAGAGAGCAAGTCAAGCGCGATCTGA
- a CDS encoding tyrosine-type recombinase/integrase codes for MNTDYPSSLSGCVSFYIEDCLARGQSDATATTKTALLQQFVLWCQPQGICDVSQVDLDLLERYRKYLYRYRKRRDHEPLELSTQRMRLMAVTGLLKRLHAYDILQSEPYARFPLPRVPRQIPKQIPDEEEIEPILHQTTINGRMGLRDRAILEVYYATGIRRAELAGLDIRDVDFKHQIVTVRKGKGSQDRRVPIAQRALDSIERYLSELRSKLATMASGEALFLGGTGKRIQKSKLTELVGRCIRRSGIGKSGSCHALRHATATHMLRNGADIRYVQEMLGHLCIESTQIYTHVTITDLQGVYSKTHPAARGSDR; via the coding sequence ATGAACACTGATTATCCGAGCAGCCTGTCAGGGTGTGTGTCCTTCTACATCGAGGACTGCCTGGCGCGCGGACAAAGTGATGCGACGGCCACCACCAAGACAGCGCTGCTGCAGCAGTTCGTGCTCTGGTGCCAGCCGCAGGGTATTTGCGATGTTTCGCAGGTCGATCTGGATTTGCTGGAGCGCTATCGCAAGTACCTTTATCGCTACCGCAAGCGTCGCGATCACGAGCCATTGGAACTCTCGACCCAGCGCATGCGGTTGATGGCGGTGACCGGCCTTCTCAAGCGCCTACATGCCTACGACATCTTACAGTCGGAGCCCTACGCTAGGTTCCCGTTGCCCAGGGTACCGAGGCAGATACCCAAGCAGATCCCTGACGAGGAAGAGATCGAGCCCATCCTGCATCAGACGACGATCAACGGCCGGATGGGGCTAAGGGATCGGGCCATCCTGGAGGTCTATTACGCCACCGGTATACGCCGAGCCGAGTTGGCCGGGCTGGATATTCGGGACGTGGATTTCAAACATCAGATCGTCACCGTTCGCAAAGGGAAAGGTAGTCAGGATCGACGGGTTCCCATTGCACAGCGGGCACTCGATTCGATTGAGCGGTATCTCAGCGAACTCCGCAGCAAGCTGGCAACAATGGCCAGCGGTGAAGCGCTCTTTCTTGGAGGAACAGGCAAGCGCATCCAGAAGAGCAAACTGACCGAGCTTGTTGGCCGGTGCATTCGCCGCTCCGGCATCGGTAAGAGCGGCTCCTGCCACGCCCTTCGCCACGCCACCGCGACACACATGCTGCGCAATGGAGCGGACATTCGGTATGTGCAGGAAATGCTCGGGCACCTGTGCATCGAGAGCACCCAGATCTACACCCATGTGACCATCACGGATCTGCAAGGCGTTTACAGCAAAACGCATCCGGCGGCCCGAGGCTCCGACCGCTGA
- a CDS encoding P-loop NTPase fold protein has translation MKPLSFHSEQPSSRDLFPGSSHERVAEAIFRHILRDTQTRIIGLDGEFGSGKSSILKMLETRISNLNNHYKLWTFDCEQNYQGSIKSNFIELFTDEVISNLREKKQDVKISGVEKTRDIALGRHLTYSKETSSKVSPWAIALLTSLFVASTFLKELLSIARQATTTEWWWYLGFGLGVASPAIIFFLAWIFNRKKKLGRKKWSLLSLFKGTSDDYISETVEVSKDVSPLDLKKALLAHLDTVSDTAYVVVLDNLDRLPKDSLRTVWSDLEIFTSPPANKNFHVIVPFCSSKVAKYLDASDSASYDSKDFIAKKFPVVFRAPPIITSGWRDAFKSLWKESFGDDFSSEADHCGTLLQRHSPMENRLVTPRLQKRFLNDIATTALVTEGSPNPLCIAAYILLCKYNSIPIEAVLNQSLSDDKDSTQDQLHLDKTRSFLTSKFGSEMESGWPIQFLQIHFQTSSDIAVAELLDAPLTTAIENIDTEKLGRISTMFGFLDGFRRVIEKGISRTLLMRAISESRQKLQPPLFSQIISELNSKLINDSELLGVPFSSEYIEAIKTLTSVGLDKSLFAPNITSLRSSFTKSLGVPYVKLNDEELVLEEYDAYLHVLDEEPPSASLDSAEVLYHLVLPANWLQKIEPDKLKLTSTGIESAIRQICANDHVDFGLTPLNEDEWEPALNHAFKSSLLTATKRTYGLNDEEFSSVNNIISSTPAEPRLWVALALTQNLSGDYKSFFSSYTQAKDSHIRMAMAIVCLRLKDYSTLGSIQGVEDFHMSDFFVALVKAAISFEQLCLALRNEDCAHIIAPLLAKIIAEDSVYFMPTTYLYSDFSRICRKVEAYDLTESDVCDWIDKRWSEFKLAPELESTDSNLVAHMLSRQSGTVSKLKQTFLSYFSADTAKEYWVKFFDQKSVNALQVLRYMAEKNMLIKSKSEARGAILDKLQSIAGLEPYVRPDEELSGKITAVLNCLDRDAQLVMGTNIRTLVLDSGTSLAAATYAIEVVGHLIPDAQPADVAEAGRLLQILEFINDHPDSSIAAATFFDARAEELTRFNYSKGMKEVLGSITAKMKDRLPNLYGILSEKRGFKGLIRKLLKG, from the coding sequence ATGAAGCCCTTGAGCTTTCACAGCGAGCAGCCCTCATCTAGAGACTTGTTCCCCGGTTCTAGCCATGAACGCGTTGCTGAAGCCATTTTCAGACATATTCTCCGCGACACTCAAACCCGGATCATTGGTCTGGACGGTGAATTCGGCTCGGGCAAGAGCTCTATTCTCAAAATGCTCGAGACTCGAATCAGTAACCTGAATAATCACTACAAGTTATGGACGTTCGACTGCGAGCAGAACTATCAAGGATCTATAAAAAGTAACTTCATCGAACTGTTTACAGACGAAGTAATCTCAAATTTGCGCGAGAAAAAGCAAGATGTAAAAATCTCGGGCGTAGAGAAAACGCGCGATATTGCACTTGGTCGCCACCTCACCTACTCAAAGGAGACTAGTAGCAAAGTAAGCCCTTGGGCTATTGCGCTTCTAACTTCACTTTTTGTTGCTTCTACATTCCTAAAGGAACTTCTTTCCATTGCACGCCAAGCAACCACCACTGAATGGTGGTGGTACTTGGGTTTCGGCTTGGGCGTCGCCTCTCCAGCAATAATTTTCTTTCTCGCTTGGATTTTTAATAGAAAAAAGAAATTGGGCCGAAAGAAGTGGAGCTTGCTAAGCCTCTTCAAAGGAACATCGGACGATTATATTAGCGAAACAGTTGAGGTTAGCAAAGACGTCAGCCCCTTGGATTTGAAGAAGGCGCTTCTTGCTCACCTAGATACTGTTTCCGACACAGCTTATGTGGTTGTTTTGGATAACCTAGATAGATTGCCAAAGGACTCGTTGCGAACAGTTTGGAGCGATCTAGAGATATTTACATCCCCGCCGGCCAATAAAAACTTTCATGTCATTGTTCCTTTCTGTTCCTCCAAGGTCGCCAAATACCTTGATGCTAGCGATAGTGCAAGCTACGACTCAAAAGACTTCATAGCCAAGAAGTTTCCTGTTGTCTTCCGGGCGCCACCTATAATTACCTCCGGATGGAGGGATGCATTTAAGAGCCTCTGGAAGGAAAGTTTCGGTGATGACTTTTCAAGTGAAGCCGACCACTGCGGTACGCTATTGCAGCGGCATAGCCCTATGGAAAATAGGCTAGTAACTCCCAGGCTTCAGAAGCGGTTCTTAAATGATATTGCAACCACGGCACTTGTTACAGAAGGCAGCCCCAATCCTCTTTGTATCGCAGCCTATATTCTATTGTGCAAATATAACTCGATACCAATTGAGGCGGTGCTTAACCAGTCACTTTCTGACGATAAAGACAGCACTCAAGATCAACTTCATCTAGACAAAACCAGGAGCTTCCTGACTAGTAAATTTGGTAGCGAGATGGAGTCCGGCTGGCCGATACAGTTCCTTCAAATCCACTTCCAAACATCATCAGATATTGCTGTAGCTGAGTTGCTGGATGCTCCTCTCACAACAGCGATAGAGAATATAGATACTGAGAAACTCGGTCGTATAAGCACAATGTTTGGGTTTCTCGATGGGTTCAGGAGGGTGATCGAGAAAGGCATATCTAGGACTCTACTGATGAGAGCAATCAGTGAGTCGCGCCAAAAGCTCCAACCCCCTCTTTTTTCTCAAATTATTTCAGAGCTAAACTCTAAGCTAATAAATGACTCAGAACTGCTTGGCGTGCCCTTCAGCAGTGAATATATAGAAGCCATCAAGACTCTTACTAGTGTGGGCCTAGACAAATCACTATTTGCTCCAAATATTACGTCTCTACGCAGCTCGTTCACTAAGTCCCTTGGAGTGCCATATGTAAAGCTGAACGATGAGGAGTTAGTTCTAGAGGAGTATGACGCTTACCTTCACGTCCTTGATGAGGAGCCACCAAGTGCATCCCTAGATAGTGCGGAAGTTCTTTACCACCTGGTTCTGCCGGCCAATTGGCTGCAGAAAATTGAGCCGGATAAGCTTAAATTAACCTCGACCGGTATTGAATCTGCCATTCGACAAATCTGCGCCAATGATCATGTGGACTTCGGTTTAACTCCTCTTAATGAGGATGAATGGGAGCCGGCATTAAACCATGCGTTTAAAAGCAGTCTGCTGACTGCAACAAAAAGAACTTATGGACTGAACGACGAAGAGTTCAGCTCCGTGAACAACATCATCTCAAGCACTCCTGCTGAACCCCGGTTATGGGTAGCGCTGGCACTTACTCAAAACCTGAGCGGCGACTATAAATCCTTCTTCTCCTCATATACCCAAGCGAAGGATAGCCATATTAGAATGGCAATGGCTATCGTATGCTTGCGTCTAAAGGACTACAGCACCTTAGGGTCAATTCAAGGTGTTGAAGACTTCCATATGTCCGATTTCTTCGTTGCTCTCGTCAAGGCTGCTATCAGTTTTGAGCAGCTATGTTTGGCTCTCAGGAACGAAGACTGTGCCCACATCATTGCACCACTTCTTGCAAAAATCATTGCAGAAGACTCCGTCTACTTCATGCCTACCACTTATCTATATAGTGATTTTTCACGTATCTGTCGCAAAGTCGAGGCATACGATTTAACAGAGAGTGACGTTTGCGATTGGATAGATAAGCGATGGTCTGAATTTAAATTGGCACCTGAGCTTGAGTCCACAGATAGCAATCTTGTGGCGCATATGCTATCGAGGCAGTCTGGAACAGTGTCCAAGCTCAAGCAAACTTTCCTAAGTTATTTTTCAGCTGATACAGCCAAGGAGTACTGGGTTAAGTTTTTTGACCAAAAATCAGTCAATGCCTTGCAGGTGCTACGGTATATGGCTGAGAAGAACATGCTAATCAAAAGCAAAAGCGAAGCTAGAGGTGCGATACTCGATAAACTGCAATCTATAGCTGGGCTTGAACCATATGTGCGACCCGATGAAGAGCTTAGTGGAAAAATCACAGCAGTTCTCAACTGCCTGGATCGTGATGCACAGCTAGTCATGGGAACGAACATTCGCACTCTTGTCTTAGACAGCGGAACAAGCCTAGCGGCAGCTACCTATGCAATAGAGGTTGTGGGGCATCTAATTCCAGATGCGCAACCCGCAGATGTTGCGGAGGCTGGTCGCTTGCTGCAAATACTTGAATTTATTAATGACCACCCAGATAGCTCCATTGCTGCGGCTACATTCTTCGACGCTCGGGCGGAAGAATTGACCCGCTTTAATTACAGCAAAGGAATGAAAGAGGTTCTAGGGTCAATTACCGCAAAAATGAAAGATCGGCTTCCCAATTTATATGGAATTCTTTCTGAAAAGCGAGGATTCAAAGGATTGATTAGAAAGCTTCTAAAGGGCTGA
- a CDS encoding type II toxin-antitoxin system MqsA family antitoxin, translated as MKCPSCAAAELVHDTRDLPYTYKNESTTIPAVTGDFCPACGETVLDAGESARVSAAMLGFNKQVNASIVDPNFIANVRKKLALDQREAAEIFGGGVNAFSRYENGKTKPPLALVKLLKVLDRHPELLNEVRTA; from the coding sequence ATGAAATGTCCATCCTGCGCAGCGGCGGAACTGGTGCACGACACCCGTGACCTGCCGTACACCTACAAGAACGAGTCGACCACTATTCCGGCAGTAACCGGCGACTTCTGCCCGGCCTGCGGCGAGACGGTTCTGGATGCAGGTGAGTCGGCCCGCGTCAGTGCAGCGATGCTGGGGTTTAACAAGCAGGTGAATGCTTCGATCGTCGACCCGAACTTCATCGCCAACGTCCGCAAGAAGCTCGCCCTCGACCAACGTGAGGCAGCTGAAATTTTCGGCGGCGGCGTCAATGCGTTCTCGCGTTACGAGAACGGCAAGACCAAGCCTCCGCTGGCCCTGGTGAAACTGCTCAAGGTGCTTGATCGCCACCCCGAACTGCTGAACGAAGTCAGGACTGCATAA